A single window of Pyrus communis chromosome 10, drPyrComm1.1, whole genome shotgun sequence DNA harbors:
- the LOC137746479 gene encoding uncharacterized protein isoform X1 produces the protein MATKNDDASSSADSPDPVLEDEQHRGIVDEKRVRDMKRKASLNYYDWPIEKKGSKKRRTSNNECAKLSDQIALQGAMMIEMANRRYEGNRLRNEINTLRDEVDMLRYEVGTLRDEATLREMELQQPLNHVRSYKRCVP, from the exons ATGGCGACGAAGAATGACGATGCCTCCTCCTCAGCAGACTCTCCGGATCCGGTTCTTGAGGACGAG CAGCACAGAGGAATTGTTGACGAAAAGAGAGTTCGCGATATGAAAAGAAAAGCTTCCTTAAACTACTATGAT TGGCCTATTGAGAAAAAGGGTTCCAAGAAACGGAGGACTTCCAACAATGAATGTGCAAAATTGTCGGACCAAATTGCTCTCCAAGGCGCAATGATGATCGAGATGGCCAACAGGAGATATGAGGGTAACAGGTTAAGAAATGAGATTAACACGTTAAGAGATGAGGTTGACATGTTGAGATATGAGGTTGGCACGTTAAGAGATGAGGCAACTCTAAGAGAAATGGAGCTCCAGCAACCGTTAAACCATGTCCGTAGTTACAAACGTTGTGTTCCCTAA
- the LOC137746742 gene encoding U1 small nuclear ribonucleoprotein 70 kDa-like isoform X2 — protein MGDFNSDAFMRGQNAAVQGRTKAHNRQNVVQLKMIGQSHPTGLTTNLLKLFEPRPPLDFKPPPEKKKCPPLTGVAQFVSKFAEPGDPEYNPPVRKGETPTQRRARIHQLRLEKGAAKAAEELEKYDPNNDPSISGDPYKTLFVARLNYETTESRIKREFDVYGPIKRVRLVTDKETNKPRGYGFIEYMHTRDMKAAYKQADGRKIEGRRVLVDVERGRTVPNWRPRRLGGGLGTTRVGGEDVNQRYSGREQVQSGGQPRSEEPRAREERHVDLDREKSRERGKEKEKEREREKSRERSRERSHDKSRDRDHREDRHHRDRDRNRDKDRDRERDRGGRDRDRDRTRERGRDRGRDYEHGRDRDRDRDRERDRDHRSRDRERDYEVGEPEHDRGRSHDRIESKHERVRHGDRERGYDHTAPEDDQGWFEQPGHGHRHSEPDDDVEPYEHHRSQYDQLDVQHDDDRYKQYPDRAHDRYDRMEEDDYHYEQAPADPRERERGGDVEGDYQRSSRSLSRDYNEY, from the exons ATGGGAGACTTCAACAGCGATGCCTTCATGCGCGGCCAAAACGCCGCCGTCCAGGGCCGAACCAAGGCCCACAACCGCCAAAATGTTGTTCAGCTCAAAATG ATTGGGCAGAGCCACCCCACTGGTCTAACAACCAACCTTTTAAAGCTGTTTGAGCCTCGACCGCCGTTGGATTTCAAACCGCCTCCGGAGAAGAAAAAGTGCCCACCTTTGACAG GGGTAGCGCAATTTGTGAGTAAGTTTGCGGAGCCTGGAGATCCTGAGTATAATCCGCCTGTCCGAAAGGGCGAAACTCCT ACACAAAGAAGGGCTCGAATACACCAGTTAAGGCTTGAGAAGGGTGCAGCAAAGGCTGCGGAAGAGTTAGAGAAAT ATGATCCAAATAATGACCCGAGTATTTCTGGAGATCCATACAAGACTTTGTTTGTTGCTAGGCTC AATTATGAGACAACTGAGAGCAGAATCAAAAGGGAGTTTGACGTTTATGGTCCAATCAAGCGG GTTCGATTGGTCACtgacaaagaaacaaataaacctAGAGGCTATGGATTCATTGAATACATGCATACAAGGGACATGAAAG CTGCATACAAACAAGCTGATGGGAGGAAAATTGAGGGAAGAAGGGTACTTGTTGATGTTGAACGTGGTAGAACAGTTCCTAATTGGCGACCCCGCCGACTGGGTGGTGGGCTTGGAACTACCAGAGTTGGAGGTGAAGATGTCAATCAGAGATATTCTGGAAG GGAGCAAGTACAATCTGGAGGACAACCCCGGTCTGAGGAGCCAAGGGCACGCGAGGAGCGACATGTAGACTT GGATAGAGAAAAATCCCGTGAAAgaggaaaagagaaagaaaaggaaagagaacGGGAGAAGTCCCGCGAGCGCTCTCGTGAACGCTCCCATGACAAGTCTAGAGATCGTGATCACAGAGAAGATAGGCACCACAGAGATCGTGATAGAAACAGGGACAAGGACAGGGATAGGGAAAGAGATCGTGGTGGTCGTGATCGTGATCGGGATCGTACGCGTGAACGAGGACGGGATCGTGGTCGCGACTATGAGCATGGTCGTGATCGAGACAGAGACCGTGATCGGGAGCGTGATCGTGATCATCGCTCTAGAGACAGGGAGAGGGATTACGAAGTTGGGGAACCTGAGCATGACCGTGGCCGTTCCCATGACCGTATTGAATCAAAACATGAGAGGGTCCGACATGGGGATCGGGAGCGGGGTTATGACCACACTGCCCCAGAAGATGACCAGGGTTGGTTTGAACAACCTGGGCATGGCCATAGGCACTCAGAGCCAGATGATGATGTTGAGCCCTACGAGCATCATCGTAGCCAGTATGATCAATTGGATGTCCAGCATGATGATGACCGCTACAAACAATATCCTGACCGTGCTCATGATCGCTATGATCGAATGGAAGAGGATGATTACCATTATGAACAAGCACCAGCTGATCCCCGTGAAAGGGAGAGGGGTGGAGATGTCGAGGGAGATTATCAGAGGTCATCTAGATCACTATCTCGAGACTACAATGAGTATTAA
- the LOC137748655 gene encoding sulfite exporter TauE/SafE family protein 3-like isoform X1: protein MARNMFTQRAVKMSAGAAALAIAWAVFTEVASAERPLKDEIIKGEIFVEQEPIFARVINFLWQAGGSSYQPVWPEMKFGWKIVVGSVVGFFGAALGSVGGVGGGGIFVPMLALIVGFDPKSSTAISKCMIMGAAGSTVYFNLRLRHPTLDMPLIDYDLALLFQPMLMLGISIGVAFNVVFADWMVTVLLIILFLGTAAKALMKGVETWKKETMMKKEAENMLESETKQDVAEGSGEDYKPLPSGPASSQDEEVPITRNIYWKELSLLMYVWVAFLIVQIVKTYTETCSTTFWIMNSLQVPIALSVTLFEAICLRKGTRVIASKGKEITNWKLHHIFLYCSCGIVAGMVGGLLGLGGGFILGPLFLELGIPPQVASATSTFAMLFSSSMSVVQYYLLNRFPVPYAAYFVLVATIAAFTGQHVVRKIIAVLGRASIVIFILALTIFVSAISLGGVGIANMVEKMENQEYMGFENFCIPS, encoded by the exons ATGGCTCGAAACATGTTCACTCAGAGGGCAGTAAAAATGTCAGCAGGAGCAGCAGCATTAGCAATAGCATGGGCAGTATTCACTGAAGTTGCCAGTGCAGAAAGGCCTCTGAAAGACGAGATTATCAAGGGGGAAATTTTTGTTGAGCAAGAACCAATTTTTGCGAGAGTGATTAATTTTCTATGGCAGGCTGGAGGTTCTTCTTATCAGCCTGTTTGGCCT GAGATGAAGTTTGGTTGGAAAATTGTAGTAGGTTCAGTAGTTGGATTCTTTGGTGCTGCATTGGGTAGTGTTGGCGGTGTTGGTGGTGGAGGAATTTTTGTTCCAATGCTCGCCTTGATCGTTGGCTTCGATCCCAAGTCTTCCACCGCGATTTCCAAGT GTATGATAATGGGGGCTGCAGGATCAACAGTATACTTCAATTTGAGGCTTAGGCACCCAACATTGGACATGCCCCTCATAGATTATGATCTGGCGTTGCTCTTTCAGCCCATGCTCATGCTAGGGATCAGCATCGGAGTTGCCTTCAACGTCGTGTTTGCCGATTGGATGGTCACAGTTCTACTTATCATCCTCTTCTTAG GTACAGCAGCAAAAGCTTTGATGAAAGGCGTGGAAACATGGAAGAAGGAAACAATGATGAAGAAG GAAGCAGAAAATATGTTAGAATCAGAGACCAAACAGGATG TTGCAGAGGGTTCTGGGGAAGACTACAAACCGCTACCTAGTGGTCCAGCTTCATCGCAAGATGAGGAG GTACCAATAACGCGAAACATTTACTGGAAAGAGTTATCGTTGCTCATGTATGTCTGGGTGGCTTTTCTTATTGTCCAGATTGTTAAG ACGTATACCGAAACTTGCTCAACCACGTTCTGGATCATGAACTCATTGCAG GTACCAATTGCACTTTCCGTAACGCTCTTCGAAGCCATATGCTTACGCAAAGGCACCAGAGTGATTGCATCAAAAGGAAAGGAAATCACAAACTGGAAGTTGCATCATATTTTTCTCTACTGCAGCTGTGGAATTGTAGCTGGTATGGTCGGTGGACTACTTGGCTTGGGAGGCGGTTTCATCTTGGGACCCCTTTTTCTTGAATTGGGAATTCCTCCTCAG GTAGCAAGTGCTACATCCACCTTTGCAATGCTATTCTCATCCTCCATGTCAGTTGTTCAGTATTACCTTCTCAACCGTTTCCCGGTCCCCTATG CTGCTTATTTCGTCTTGGTTGCAACAATTGCTGCATTTACTGGTCAGCATGTAGTGAGAAAGATCATTGCAGTCCTTGGGAGAGCATCCATCGTCATCTTCATTCTAGCTTTGACAATCTTCGTTAGCGCAATCAGCTTAG GCGGGGTGGGCATAGCAAACATGGTTGAGAAGATGGAGAATCAAGAGTACATGGGATTTGAAAATTTCTGTATCCCGTCTTAA
- the LOC137748655 gene encoding sulfite exporter TauE/SafE family protein 3-like isoform X2, with the protein MARNMFTQRAVKMSAGAAALAIAWAVFTEVASAERPLKDEIIKGEIFVEQEPIFARVINFLWQAGGSSYQPVWPEMKFGWKIVVGSVVGFFGAALGSVGGVGGGGIFVPMLALIVGFDPKSSTAISKCMIMGAAGSTVYFNLRLRHPTLDMPLIDYDLALLFQPMLMLGISIGVAFNVVFADWMVTVLLIILFLGTAAKALMKGVETWKKETMMKKEAENMLESETKQDEGSGEDYKPLPSGPASSQDEEVPITRNIYWKELSLLMYVWVAFLIVQIVKTYTETCSTTFWIMNSLQVPIALSVTLFEAICLRKGTRVIASKGKEITNWKLHHIFLYCSCGIVAGMVGGLLGLGGGFILGPLFLELGIPPQVASATSTFAMLFSSSMSVVQYYLLNRFPVPYAAYFVLVATIAAFTGQHVVRKIIAVLGRASIVIFILALTIFVSAISLGGVGIANMVEKMENQEYMGFENFCIPS; encoded by the exons ATGGCTCGAAACATGTTCACTCAGAGGGCAGTAAAAATGTCAGCAGGAGCAGCAGCATTAGCAATAGCATGGGCAGTATTCACTGAAGTTGCCAGTGCAGAAAGGCCTCTGAAAGACGAGATTATCAAGGGGGAAATTTTTGTTGAGCAAGAACCAATTTTTGCGAGAGTGATTAATTTTCTATGGCAGGCTGGAGGTTCTTCTTATCAGCCTGTTTGGCCT GAGATGAAGTTTGGTTGGAAAATTGTAGTAGGTTCAGTAGTTGGATTCTTTGGTGCTGCATTGGGTAGTGTTGGCGGTGTTGGTGGTGGAGGAATTTTTGTTCCAATGCTCGCCTTGATCGTTGGCTTCGATCCCAAGTCTTCCACCGCGATTTCCAAGT GTATGATAATGGGGGCTGCAGGATCAACAGTATACTTCAATTTGAGGCTTAGGCACCCAACATTGGACATGCCCCTCATAGATTATGATCTGGCGTTGCTCTTTCAGCCCATGCTCATGCTAGGGATCAGCATCGGAGTTGCCTTCAACGTCGTGTTTGCCGATTGGATGGTCACAGTTCTACTTATCATCCTCTTCTTAG GTACAGCAGCAAAAGCTTTGATGAAAGGCGTGGAAACATGGAAGAAGGAAACAATGATGAAGAAG GAAGCAGAAAATATGTTAGAATCAGAGACCAAACAGGATG AGGGTTCTGGGGAAGACTACAAACCGCTACCTAGTGGTCCAGCTTCATCGCAAGATGAGGAG GTACCAATAACGCGAAACATTTACTGGAAAGAGTTATCGTTGCTCATGTATGTCTGGGTGGCTTTTCTTATTGTCCAGATTGTTAAG ACGTATACCGAAACTTGCTCAACCACGTTCTGGATCATGAACTCATTGCAG GTACCAATTGCACTTTCCGTAACGCTCTTCGAAGCCATATGCTTACGCAAAGGCACCAGAGTGATTGCATCAAAAGGAAAGGAAATCACAAACTGGAAGTTGCATCATATTTTTCTCTACTGCAGCTGTGGAATTGTAGCTGGTATGGTCGGTGGACTACTTGGCTTGGGAGGCGGTTTCATCTTGGGACCCCTTTTTCTTGAATTGGGAATTCCTCCTCAG GTAGCAAGTGCTACATCCACCTTTGCAATGCTATTCTCATCCTCCATGTCAGTTGTTCAGTATTACCTTCTCAACCGTTTCCCGGTCCCCTATG CTGCTTATTTCGTCTTGGTTGCAACAATTGCTGCATTTACTGGTCAGCATGTAGTGAGAAAGATCATTGCAGTCCTTGGGAGAGCATCCATCGTCATCTTCATTCTAGCTTTGACAATCTTCGTTAGCGCAATCAGCTTAG GCGGGGTGGGCATAGCAAACATGGTTGAGAAGATGGAGAATCAAGAGTACATGGGATTTGAAAATTTCTGTATCCCGTCTTAA
- the LOC137748816 gene encoding ATP-dependent DNA helicase DDM1-like, whose translation MATKNDPPADSPTSVLEDEDACETKIDVKLTEVEEKLLEERVKEEESEMGKGPEQLPHLNDTQYNKLDELLTQTQLYSQFLLEKMDNITLVGANQPSETVEEKNVEEKKGRGRKRKAAANFDNRKAKKAVEAMLTRSKEGVKIEDENLTEEQRIEKEQKELVPLLTGGKLKSYQIKGVKWLISLWQNGLNGILADQMGLGKTIQTIGFLAHLKGNGMDGPYLVIAPLSTLANWVNEISRFTPSINAIVYHGGKKQRDEIRRKHMPSKIGPKFPIIVTSYEVAMADARRYLRHYSWKYLVVDEGHRLKNSKCILLRELKHLRVDNKILLTGTPLQNNLAELWSLLNFILPDIFSSHEEFESWFDLAGKCSNEAMKEELEEKRRAQMVAKLHAILRPFLLRRMKSDVEHMLPRKKEIILYACMTEHQKHFQDLLINKTLENYLLERGDHVCGMKGKLNNLMVQLRKNCNHPDLLESAFDGSYFYPPVEQIVEQCGKFSLLDRLLKHLFARKHKVLIFSQWTKILDIMDYYFSEKGLEVCRIDGNVKLEDRRNQIAVFNDVDSSHRIFLLSTRAGGLGINLTAADTCILYDSDWNPQMDLQAMDRCHRIGQTKPVHVYRLATAQSVEGRILKRAFSKLKLEHVVIGKGQFHQDKAKSSTDFLEEEDLVALLREEESAEDKMIQTVISDEDLERVLDRSDLMGSPADHEEEKANGVADVLPLKGPGWEVVLPTAGGGMLSTLTS comes from the exons ATGGCGACTAAGAACGATCCGCCGGCAGATTCCCCGACTTCAGTACTCGAGGACGAG GATGCATGTGAGACAAAGATCGACGTCAAGCTGACTGAGGTGGAGGAGAAATTGCTTGAAGAGCGGGTTAAGGAAGAGGAGTCAGAAATGGGAAAGGGACCAGAGCAGTTGCCCCACCTTAATGACACTCAGTATAACAAGTTGGATGAGCTCCTTACGCAAACTCAGCTGTACTCGCAGTTTTTGCTTGAGAAAATGGATAACATTACACTT GTTGGAGCCAATCAACCGAGTGAAACTGTTGAGGAAAAGAATGTTGAGGAAAAGAAAGGTCGTGGTAGGAAAAGAAAAGCAGCTGCCAATTTCGATAAT AGGAAGGCCAAGAAGGCAGTTGAAGCTATGCTTACAAGATCTAAAGAGGGTGTGAAAATTGAAGACGAGAACCTCACTGAAGAACAAAGAattgaaaaagaacaaaaggaaCTTGTACCTCTGCTGACTGGTGGAAAGTTGAAGTCTTATCAAATCAAAGGTGTAAAGTGGTTGATCTCATTATGGCAAAATGGTCTGAATGGGATCCTTGCAGATCAAATGGGACTTGGAAAAACTATCCAAACCATTGGTTTTCTTGCTCATCTAAAagggaatggaatggatgggcCCTACTTAGTGATTGCTCCTCTTTCTACTCTTGCGAATTGGGTAAATGAAATTTCAAG GTTCACGCCTTCAATAAATGCTATTGTCTACCATGGTGGCAAGAAACAAAGGGATGAGATACGAAGGAAGCACATGCCTAGTAAAATTGGCCCTAAGTTCCCTATAATTGTTACTTCGTATGAAGTTGCAATGGCTGATGCAAGAAGATATTTAAGACATTACAGTTGGAAATATCTGGTGGTTGATGAA GGTCACAGATTGAAGAACTCAAAGTGCATACTGCTGCGGGAATTGAAACATTTACGTGTAGACAATAAGATTCTGTTGACTGGGACACCTCTACAGAATAATTTGGCAGAGCTTTGGTCATTATTAAACTTCATTTTGCCTGATATATTCTCATCCCATGAAGAATTCGAGTCATG GTTTGATTTGGCAGGAAAGTGCAGTAATGAGGCAATGAAGGAAGAATTGGAAGAGAAGAGAAGGGCTCAA ATGGTTGCAAAACTCCATGCCATCTTGCGTCCTTTCCTTCTTCGAAGAATGAAGTCTGATGTTGAGCACATGCTTCCTAGGAAAAAGGAAATCATATTATATGCATGCATGACAGAgcatcaaaaacattttcaagatCTTCTGATCAATAAGACATTGGAGAATTATTTACTTGAGAGGGGAGACCATG TTTGCGGTATGAAAGGAAAGCTTAACAATCTGATGGTCCAACTTCGGAAGAACTGCAATCATCCTGACCTTTTGGAGTCTGCATTTGATGGCTCAT ATTTCTACCCACCTGTTGAACAGATTGTTGAACAGTGTGGAAAATTTAGTTTGCTGGACCGGCTGTTAAAGCACCTGTTTGCCCGCAAACACAAA GTTCTTATCTTCTCTCAGTGGACTAAGATTTTGGATATTATGGACTACTATTTTAGTGAGAAAGGATTAGAAGTTTGCAGAATTGACGGCAATGTGAAACTTGAAGATCGGAGAAATCAG ATTGCAGTGTTCAACGACGTGGACAGCAGTCATAGAATCTTTCTTCTAAGCACCAGAGCTGGTGGACTGGGTATCAACCTTACTGCAGCTGATACTTGTATACTGTACGACAGTGATTGG AACCCTCAAATGGATTTGCAAGCCATGGATAGATGTCACAGAATTGGTCAAACGAAGCCTGTTCATGTTTACAGGTTGGCAACAGCACAATCTGTCGAG GGTCGGATTCTGAAAAGAGCTTTTAGCAAGTTGAAGCTTGAACATGTGGTGATTGGGAAAGGGCAATTCCATCAAGATAAAGCGAAGAGTAGTACTGATTTCCTGGAG GAAGAGGATCTTGTAGCATTGCTCCGAGAGGAAGAATCTGCTGAAGACAAGATGATACAGACAGTTATCAGTGATGAAGATTTGGAGAGGGTGTTGGATCGCAGTGATCTAATGGGCAGTCCTGCTGATCATGAAGAAGAGAAGGCCAATGGTGTTGCCGATGTTCTTCCCCTCAAAGGCCCGGGTTGGGAGGTGGTGCTGCCTACTGCAGGTGGAGGCATGCTCTCCACCCTCACTAGTTAA
- the LOC137746742 gene encoding U1 small nuclear ribonucleoprotein 70 kDa-like isoform X1 — protein sequence MGDFNNDAFMRGQNAAVQGRTKAQNRQNVLQLKMIGQSHPTGLTTNLLKLFEPRPPLDFKPPPEKKKCPPLTGVAQFVSKFAEPGDPEYNPPVRKGETPTQRRARIHQLRLEKGAAKAAEELEKYDPNNDPSISGDPYKTLFVARLNYETTESRIKREFDVYGPIKRVRLVTDKETNKPRGYGFIEYMHTRDMKAAYKQADGRKIEGRRVLVDVERGRTVPNWRPRRLGGGLGTTRVGGEDVNQRYSGREQVQSGGQPRSEEPRAREERHVDLDREKSRERGKEKEKEREREKSRERSRERSHDKSRDRDHREDRHHRDRDRNRDKDRDRERDRGGRDRDRDRTRERGRDRGRDYEHGRDRDRDRDRERDRDHRSRDRERDYEVGEPEHDRGRSHDRIESKHERVRHGDRERGYDHTAPEDDQGWFEQPGHGHRHSEPDDDVEPYEHHRSQYDQLDVQHDDDRYKQYPDRAHDRYDRMEEDDYHYEQAPADPRERERGGDVEGDYQRSSRSLSRDYNEY from the exons ATGGGAGACTTCAACAACGATGCTTTCATGCGCGGCCAAAACGCCGCCGTTCAGGGCCGAACCAAGGCCCAGAACCGCCAAAATGTTCTTCAGCTCAAGATG ATTGGGCAGAGCCACCCCACTGGTCTAACAACCAACCTTTTAAAGCTGTTTGAGCCTCGACCGCCGTTGGATTTCAAACCGCCTCCGGAGAAGAAAAAGTGCCCACCTTTGACAG GGGTAGCGCAATTTGTGAGTAAGTTTGCGGAGCCTGGAGATCCTGAGTATAATCCGCCTGTCCGAAAGGGCGAAACTCCT ACACAAAGAAGGGCTCGAATACACCAGTTAAGGCTTGAGAAGGGTGCAGCAAAGGCTGCGGAAGAGTTAGAGAAAT ATGATCCAAATAATGACCCGAGTATTTCTGGAGATCCATACAAGACTTTGTTTGTTGCTAGGCTC AATTATGAGACAACTGAGAGCAGAATCAAAAGGGAGTTTGACGTTTATGGTCCAATCAAGCGG GTTCGATTGGTCACtgacaaagaaacaaataaacctAGAGGCTATGGATTCATTGAATACATGCATACAAGGGACATGAAAG CTGCATACAAACAAGCTGATGGGAGGAAAATTGAGGGAAGAAGGGTACTTGTTGATGTTGAACGTGGTAGAACAGTTCCTAATTGGCGACCCCGCCGACTGGGTGGTGGGCTTGGAACTACCAGAGTTGGAGGTGAAGATGTCAATCAGAGATATTCTGGAAG GGAGCAAGTACAATCTGGAGGACAACCCCGGTCTGAGGAGCCAAGGGCACGCGAGGAGCGACATGTAGACTT GGATAGAGAAAAATCCCGTGAAAgaggaaaagagaaagaaaaggaaagagaacGGGAGAAGTCCCGCGAGCGCTCTCGTGAACGCTCCCATGACAAGTCTAGAGATCGTGATCACAGAGAAGATAGGCACCACAGAGATCGTGATAGAAACAGGGACAAGGACAGGGATAGGGAAAGAGATCGTGGTGGTCGTGATCGTGATCGGGATCGTACGCGTGAACGAGGACGGGATCGTGGTCGCGACTATGAGCATGGTCGTGATCGAGACAGAGACCGTGATCGGGAGCGTGATCGTGATCATCGCTCTAGAGACAGGGAGAGGGATTACGAAGTTGGGGAACCTGAGCATGACCGTGGCCGTTCCCATGACCGTATTGAATCAAAACATGAGAGGGTCCGACATGGGGATCGGGAGCGGGGTTATGACCACACTGCCCCAGAAGATGACCAGGGTTGGTTTGAACAACCTGGGCATGGCCATAGGCACTCAGAGCCAGATGATGATGTTGAGCCCTACGAGCATCATCGTAGCCAGTATGATCAATTGGATGTCCAGCATGATGATGACCGCTACAAACAATATCCTGACCGTGCTCATGATCGCTATGATCGAATGGAAGAGGATGATTACCATTATGAACAAGCACCAGCTGATCCCCGTGAAAGGGAGAGGGGTGGAGATGTCGAGGGAGATTATCAGAGGTCATCTAGATCACTATCTCGAGACTACAATGAGTATTAA
- the LOC137746479 gene encoding uncharacterized protein isoform X2: protein MATKNDDASSSADSPDPVLEDEHRGIVDEKRVRDMKRKASLNYYDWPIEKKGSKKRRTSNNECAKLSDQIALQGAMMIEMANRRYEGNRLRNEINTLRDEVDMLRYEVGTLRDEATLREMELQQPLNHVRSYKRCVP, encoded by the exons ATGGCGACGAAGAATGACGATGCCTCCTCCTCAGCAGACTCTCCGGATCCGGTTCTTGAGGACGAG CACAGAGGAATTGTTGACGAAAAGAGAGTTCGCGATATGAAAAGAAAAGCTTCCTTAAACTACTATGAT TGGCCTATTGAGAAAAAGGGTTCCAAGAAACGGAGGACTTCCAACAATGAATGTGCAAAATTGTCGGACCAAATTGCTCTCCAAGGCGCAATGATGATCGAGATGGCCAACAGGAGATATGAGGGTAACAGGTTAAGAAATGAGATTAACACGTTAAGAGATGAGGTTGACATGTTGAGATATGAGGTTGGCACGTTAAGAGATGAGGCAACTCTAAGAGAAATGGAGCTCCAGCAACCGTTAAACCATGTCCGTAGTTACAAACGTTGTGTTCCCTAA